A stretch of DNA from Thiothrix subterranea:
AGCCCTTGCGCGAGACCTTTGCACAACTGCAACAGCGTCAGCCTGACGGCCCGGTGGATGATGTCGCCACATTCGCTGCGCTGCTGAAAACCGGCATCGAGATTTTTTCCGGTTGGGAACACGCACGCGCTGAACCGTGGGAATTGGTGATAAACCCATTACGGAGTCTGCGCCCAGCGCGGGTATCGAGCGAAGTCTTCAGCGAATTGTTCCAACCCTTTGCAGCGGACAAATTTCACTTCAACAAACCCTTTCTACGCCCCGAAATTTTGTGGGAAGGTAAGGCGGAAGGCATGAATTTACGGGTGTTTTATAACAAGTTTCCGTTTGCACCTTGGCACACGCTGATCGTGCCAGAACCGCAAGCCACCCTGCCGCAATTCCTGACACAACCCTACCATAAACGCATCATGGCGCTGGCTGCCAGCACCGCCACCTACCTACCGGGGTTTGGGATAGCATTCAATAGCGTCGGCGCGTATGCCTCGGTCAATCAACTGCATTTTCAGGGATTTATTCGTCCATCACGCTTTCCGGTGGAAGCAGCGCAATGGCAGCATAACGGCGGCACACAAGCCTACCCGCTGCACTGCTGGCGGGCAGATTCTGCGCAAGCAGCGTGGGAAATCATTGCAGCCTTGCATCAGGCTAACCAGCCTTACAACCTGTTGTATCGGGCTGAAAGTTGTTACATCCTGCCACGCAAAGGGCAAGGCACGGTGAAACTAGCGGATTGGTTACAAGGCATTGGCTGGCACGAGCTGTGTGGCGTGTTTAACTTGGTGGATAGATCAGCGGCAACGATGCACAGCACGGTATTTTCGGATCAGCTATCACTGCTAACTGCTTGAGACCAGAACTGCATACATTTTTATTTGAGCAAATGTTCATAACGCTGATCCGTCAGCGTCTTCATAAACGCCACCAACGCATCCACCTCCGCATCTTTCAAAGCAGATGCTTGAAAATCCTCAGTTTTTAAGGCGAGATTATCAGCCACTTCCGGCGCGGCCCACGGTTTGCTAGTTTCCGGGTTGAGAGTGCGCTGCGCATTATTAAACTTGTCGTAAAACAATACAACTGTACGCAAATCGGCAAACACGCCATTGTGCATATACGGCGCAGTCACCGCGACATTGCGCAAGGTTGGCACTTTGAATTTGCCCGCCGCTGTGGGGTCGCTAATGTCGGGGTGTGCCAACAAACCTTGATCAACGAAATTCTTAGCCTTGCCATTCGCCGCCCGTACCGCGTGATTGGTCGGCACACCCAAATTGTGGTACTCGTAATTGCTGAAGGTTTCGCCCTCACTACCGGGAAATGCCTTCACCTGATGGCAGCGGTTGCAATTGGTGAACTGCTGGGAAAAGAACAAGGATTCGCCCAACGATTCCTGATCCGTCAGTTCAACCTCGCCCTGCAAATAGCGGTCATATTTGGAATCAAACGGCGCGAACAGCTCGGTTTTTTCAAACTCGCCCAAACTTTCCGCCATTGCTGCGTAAGCCGTTTCTGGCGTATCAAAAACACTTGCGCCAAAAAGCTGTTTGAAGGCGCTGACGTAATCCTGATTTTCTTGCAAACGCGCCACCACTGCGGCTTTATCCGGCATTCCCATTTCGACCGGATTCAGTGGCGGATCACCCGCTTGCCCGGCTAAATCGTTCTCGCGCCCATCCAGAAATTGCCCACCGATATAGTTACCCGCTTTGTTCTGGTGAAAATCCGGGCTGAATTTGGCGTAAGTTGCCGTCGGTGCATTGCGATCCCCCAAGGATTTGCCGTCATCGCCCAAGGAAACCGCTTTGCCCACGGCGGTACTGCGATTATCCACAAAACCGTGTTCAGGATTGTGGCAAGTGGCGCAAGATTGCGTGCGGTTTTTCGACAGATTCACGTCAGAAAACAGCTTTTCGCCCAAGGCGGCTTTGGTATTAAGGGGAGGATTAGCGGCAATGGCAGTTGACGCCAAGCACAATAAGCAGAAAAAAAGGACGCGCATGGTTTGATTTTTAGTGGTTGCAAAGCCTGCAATATAAATGAGAATGCTTTACATCACAATATGGAAAATCCCTGTTTGGGTAATGCGCCGCATCCGAAGACCGCGTGTGCCTCAACAGCGAGTGGAGGGAACTTACATCTGTGACTGTAAATAGTTCTGCAAGCCGATTTTGTCAATCAAACCCAGTTGCTTTTCCAAATAATAGGCGTGATCTTGCTCGGTGTCATCCAGTTGGCTACGCAGCATTTCGCGGGTG
This window harbors:
- a CDS encoding cytochrome-c peroxidase, whose translation is MRVLFFCLLCLASTAIAANPPLNTKAALGEKLFSDVNLSKNRTQSCATCHNPEHGFVDNRSTAVGKAVSLGDDGKSLGDRNAPTATYAKFSPDFHQNKAGNYIGGQFLDGRENDLAGQAGDPPLNPVEMGMPDKAAVVARLQENQDYVSAFKQLFGASVFDTPETAYAAMAESLGEFEKTELFAPFDSKYDRYLQGEVELTDQESLGESLFFSQQFTNCNRCHQVKAFPGSEGETFSNYEYHNLGVPTNHAVRAANGKAKNFVDQGLLAHPDISDPTAAGKFKVPTLRNVAVTAPYMHNGVFADLRTVVLFYDKFNNAQRTLNPETSKPWAAPEVADNLALKTEDFQASALKDAEVDALVAFMKTLTDQRYEHLLK